One genomic window of Saccharomyces cerevisiae S288C chromosome XII, complete sequence includes the following:
- the MSS51 gene encoding Mss51p (Specific translational activator for the mitochondrial COX1 mRNA; loosely associated with the matrix face of the mitochondrial inner membrane; localizes to vacuole membrane in response to H2O2; influences both COX1 mRNA translation and Cox1p assembly into cytochrome c oxidase; binds to heme B, which may be a mechanism for sensing oxygen levels in order to regulate cytochrome c oxidase biogenesis): MTVLYAPSGATQLYFHLLRKSPHNRLVVSHQTRRHLMGFVRNALGLDPPPSPEDPTPENRFHPWDQSPSVDLRERAAKIRTLAHCPVTGKDINYTCPLSGIPTHHSREAWEMDKAYHDSKKYEILKKVNIYEHDLRSGRPFPEFDFPQQQGYDKAVNLTNWDLFFYTRSFYSMDTEFQLAAVTKMLSYPITIGSLLHKFSPYSLNPKGPITLEGLKSLAALRYTLYPLENRSLPTTTKNRAMRIFILGARAEAQLPGHVWKQLQFLFPEQSFEIHFIGPECLYKRDKQEYVKSTTPVVQRVDETLKFIYRTNFFEVFHEAQDFFPYDPYMDVFFTFHPGYASPESHGSWMGETMKALLETKCAIFTTGFNKKDLTDDINLVKSKYGKEMDVLMEPVRNVFGSTKWELNDMNPQEVYQFNMYIAGFRGKRYHTIKRQ; the protein is encoded by the coding sequence ATGACCGTGCTATATGCTCCTTCGGGTGCTACTCAGCTATATTTCCATCTGCTAAGGAAGTCGCCACACAACAGGCTAGTTGTCTCTCACCAAACACGTCGTCACCTCATGGGGTTCGTTAGGAACGCCCTTGGATTGGATCCTCCTCCCTCTCCAGAAGATCCTACTCCGGAGAACAGATTCCATCCATGGGATCAGTCTCCCTCAGTGGACTTGCGTGAAAGGGCCGCCAAGATTAGAACGCTAGCACACTGCCCTGTTACCGGCAAAGATATTAACTACACTTGTCCTCTGTCAGGAATTCCGACTCATCACTCACGAGAGGCTTGGGAGATGGATAAAGCATATCACGattctaaaaaatatgaaatcCTGAAAAAAGTTAATATTTATGAGCATGACTTAAGAAGCGGTAGACCCTTCCCGGAGTTTGATTTTCCCCAACAGCAAGGCTACGACAAGGCCGTTAACCTAACAAACTGGGATTTGTTTTTCTACACAAGATCATTCTATTCCATGGATACAGAGTTCCAATTAGCCGCAGTCACAAAGATGCTAAGCTATCCAATTACGATTGGGTCTTTGCTGCACAAATTTTCCCCGTATTCATTGAACCCAAAGGGGCCTATCACCTTAGAAGGTCTAAAATCTCTGGCTGCTCTCAGGTATACTTTATATCCGTTGGAGAATAGATCTTTACCAACCACAACTAAGAACCGTGCTATGAGAATTTTCATCCTAGGTGCACGTGCTGAAGCTCAATTGCCGGGCCACGTTTGGAAACAGCtccagtttcttttcccaGAGCAGAGTTTCGAAATACATTTCATTGGACCCGAATGCCTGTATAAAAGGGATAAACAGGAGTACGTCAAGTCTACTACGCCGGTAGTACAAAGAGTAGACGAGACTCTGAAATTCATTTATCGTACAAACTTTTTCGAAGTATTCCATGAGGCTCAAGATTTTTTCCCATACGATCCATACATGGATGTCTTTTTTACTTTCCATCCAGGCTACGCATCTCCAGAATCTCACGGTTCATGGATGGGTGAAACTATGAAGGCATTACTGGAAACAAAATGTGCTATCTTCACAACGGGTTTCAATAAGAAAGACCTAACGGACGACATAAATCTTGTCAAATCCAAATACGGTAAGGAAATGGATGTCTTAATGGAGCCCGTCAGAAACGTATTTGGAAGTACGAAGTGGGAATTAAATGACATGAATCCTCAAGAAGTTTATCAATTTAACATGTATATTGCCGGGTTCAGAGGTAAAAGGTACCATACAATCAAGAGACAATGA
- the QRI5 gene encoding mitochondrial 37S ribosomal protein mS38 QRI5 (Mitochondrial inner membrane protein; required for accumulation of spliced COX1 mRNA; may have an additional role in translation of COX1 mRNA): protein MLGRALRPGWLGITRTVVKKPSCGSYFNRTFQTAINTTMPPMQEGMLSTMMMMTATATRITGTVSEPLNGSNIVMQLDSVMRKRKKKMKKHKLRKRRKREKAERRKLSQGR, encoded by the coding sequence ATGCTAGGAAGGGCATTGCGACCTGGGTGGCTGGGCATTACTAGGACGGTGGTTAAGAAACCAAGTTGCGGGTCCTACTTTAACAGAACCTTTCAAACAGCAATTAACACTACAATGCCTCCCATGCAAGAGGGCATGCTGAGtacaatgatgatgatgacggCTACGGCAACAAGGATCACTGGCACAGTCAGTGAGCCATTAAACGGTTCAAATATAGTGATGCAACTCGATTCAGTGATgagaaagaggaaaaaaaagatgaagaaacaCAAACTGcggaaaagaagaaagaggGAGAAGGcagaaagaagaaagctATCTCAGGGTAGATAA